A stretch of Mytilus edulis chromosome 11, xbMytEdul2.2, whole genome shotgun sequence DNA encodes these proteins:
- the LOC139495158 gene encoding protein transport protein SEC31-like, producing MKNTLVYLLLVCTVHFAYTKCPAPYPGEHGPCGQTCGLSSHCSSGLWCCTTPCGGTVCKIPDIPRQPKLHHHAPPAIPKPTPVHHYQPQVHHQQPPAHTPAIPKPTTTHHHQHPVHVPDIQTQTTLQHHQPPAHTPNIPTQTTLHHQQPLAHNTIPHIPPIPTRQEAQQQLSLYQELFPELQPGFQQQVPLFIDPNQQNVQADFSHQTNIYQDQVVNIKSDVFPDHAHEQNFLQNTEPPLFLEPQQGIPQYNNFQTPPPSNHGNARVEETCPPDQPRVQCWHDPCNGRTCTNFPVAVCEVNHCGDCSAKFTMATVDVTRGCEVRL from the exons ATGAAAAATACACTTGTTTACCTGCTACTGGTGTGCACTGTACATTTTGCATACACAA AATGTCCTGCGCCATACCCAGGAGAACACGGACCTTGTGGACAAACGTGTGGATTGAGTAGTCATTGCAGTTCGG GGTTATGGTGCTGTACTACCCCCTGTGGTGGGACGGTGTGTAAAATACCAGATATACCAAGGCAGCCGAAATTACATCACCACGCACCACCAGCTATACCAAAGCCGACACCAGTCCACCATTATCAGCCGCAAGTTCACCACCAACAACCACCAGCTCACACACCAGCTATACCAAAGCCGACAACAACCCACCACCACCAGCATCCAGTTCATGTACCAGATATACAAACGCAGACGACACTTCAACACCATCAGCCACCAGCTCACACACCCAATATACCAACGCAGACGACACTACATCACCAACAACCTCTAGCTCACAATACAATTCCTCATATCCCACCTATACCAACACGTCAAGAAGCTCAACAACAACTATCCTTATATCAAGAATTATTTCCAGAACTACAACCTGGTTTTCAACAGCAAGTGCCATTATTTATAGATCCAAACCAACAAAACGTCCAAGCAGATTTCAGCCACCAAACTAATATATATCAAGATCAAGTAGTAAATATAAAATCAGACGTGTTTCCAGACCACGCCCATGAACAGAATTTTCTGCAGAATACAGAGCCACCATTATTCCTAGAACCACAACAAG GTATTCCACAATACAACAATTTCCAAACCCCTCCTCCAAGTAACCATGGTAACGCTAGAGTAGAGGAAACATGTCCACCAGATCAACCAAGAGTTCAATGCTGGCATGATCCATGCAACGGTAGAACGTGCACAAACTTTCCTGTAGCAGTTTGTGA GGTCAATCATTGTGGAGATTGCAGTGCAAAGTTTACTATGGCTACCGTAGATGTTACCAGAGGCTGTGAAGTTcgcttataa